Genomic DNA from Planctomycetota bacterium:
CGGCGAGGATGACCGCAGGGTCGGTGATCAGCGCCCGACCGATCGCGACGCGTTGCTGTTCGCCGCCGGACATCGCGTCGGGGCGGTGTCCACCGCGCGGACCGATGCCGAGCGTGTCGAGCAGTTCGTCCACACGGGGCAACGCATCCTCCCGCCCATCGAGCCGGAGTGGTAGCGCGACGTTCTCCCGTGCGGTCAGCGTCGGGATCAGGTTGAACGATTGAAACACCAGCCCAATGTGCCGCCGGCGGAAGAGCGTGAGCTTGCGGTCCGAGAGCGTGGCGATGTCCGATCCGCGGACAAGGACATGCCCCTTGGTCGGCTGCGCGAGGCCGGCCATCAGATGCAAAAGTGTCGATTTCCCCGAGCCGGACTGGCCCATGATCGCGAGGAATGTGCCAGCGGTGACGTCGATGGAAATGTCATCCAAGGCGGTCACGGCATGGCCGCCCTGCCTGAAGGACTTGCTCACGTTGGTCACGCGCAGCGGCAGTGCATCGGCTTGGTTGTCGGACTCGAAGGCAGACTCCGGCATGCGGTGGGCATGCTAGGCTTGTGCGAAGGTTTCGCCATTGACCCGTTTAGTTGCCCTCGCCGACCTGCACCTGAACCACCGCAAGAGCCGCGAAAGCGCCGAGGCCCAGGCCCGTCAGGTCGTGCGGCGTGGCAGCGACGTGCTGTTCATGCTCGGCGATGCGGCGGTGTGGGACGGCGACACGTTAGATGAATGCCTCGGACTCTTCGACGACTTCCGCGGGGCGAAGCTGTTCGTCCCGGGCAACCATGATCTGTGGACGAGCGAGCCGAGTAATGACGCGTTGAACCTGCTCACCGACGCTCTGCCTAGGCGTGTCGCCGCGACCGGTTGGCATTGGCTCCAAGGTTCGCCTTTCCGCGTCGGAGACTTGGCCATCGTGGGCAACCTTGGCTGGTACGACCTCGGGTTTTCCGTCGACTCGCTCAACATCCCGAAACCTTTCTACGAAGCCGGCGTTTCGCCAGGTTATGTCCTCACACGCGGCAGTCCGAAGCAGATGATCGACGATGCACGGCGGTGTGAGTTTCCGGGCAACAAACTGTTTGCCCGTTGGAACGATACACGCTACGTCCGAGGGGCACGAGCCGACATTTTTGATCAATGCATGGCCGACCTCGACGCGGACCTGCTGGCGGTTGCGGACGCCAAGACCGTCGTCGCGGCAACGCACACGGTTCCGCTGGCAGGGTTGTTGCCGCCGCGTCGCATGTTGCAACTCGACTTTGTTCGAGCCTACCTGGGCAGCCCCAAGCTCGGCGGACGCATGCTCGCCGCACCAAACGTCCGCCACATCCTCTGCGGCCACAGCCACTTCCCCGCCGAGTGCGACATCGGGCCGGTCAACGCGATCAACATCGGCAGCGGTTATCGAAAGAAACTCTCGGTCGAACTTTCGTTACCATCTTGACGATGATCCTGCCGCTCATGATGCTGGCCGCCATGGCCCAATCGTCCCAGCCCGCGCCGTCGTTTGCCGATCTTGTCCCCGCCGATGCGAAGATCGAGAAAGTCGCCACCGGCTTCGGCTTCCTCGAAGGGCCCGCCTGGCTCGACGGCCGGTTGGTCTTCTCGGACATCCCCAAGGACACGATTCACGCGCTCGAAGCCGACGGCCCGCAGGTCTTTCGCACGCCGAGCCACAACGCCAACGGCAACACCGTCCACGACGGCGTGCTCTACACCTGCGAACATTCGAGCCGGGTGGTTTCGACCACGACCGACGGCGAGCGGACCGTGCTCGTCCACGAGTGGGACGGCAAGAAGTTCAACAGCCCCAACGACATCGTCGTCCATTCCAGCGGCATCGTGTACTTCACCGACCCGTACTGGGGCCTGCCCGCCGACAAGCGCGACGAACTGATGGAGTACGGCGGCTGCTACGTCTTCCGCGTCGATGGCACCGAAGTCGTGCCCGTCGCGAAGGACTTCGGCCGGCCAAACGGGCTCGCCTTCAGCCCCGATGAGTCGATCCTCTACATCGGCGACGACGAGAAGAAGCACGTCCGCAAGTTCACCGTCGAAAACGACGGCAGCCTCAGCGGCGGCGAGGTGTTCTGCGAGATCGACCCCGGCGTGCCCGACGGCATGCGCGTCGACACCGCCGGCAACCTCTGGTGTACCGCCGGCGACGGCGTGCAGGTCTTCGCCCCCGACGGCACGCACCTCGGAACCGTCGAGTGCCCCGAATCCCCCGCCAACTGCGAACTCGCCGACGGCTACCTCTGGATGACCGCCCGATCATCGCTGTACCGCATCAAGGTCAACGCGCAGCCGGCAATGTAACCGCATTTTGCGGCCGCGGCGTAGCCGCTCCGTCAATCCGCCAAATCCTTCGGCCCGACAATCACCCGCGTCACCGGCGTCGCGACTTGCTTCTCCGCATACGCGTTCACGTCTGCCACGGTCACCGTCTCGATCGCGCTCACGATCTCGTCGAGCGACCGAAGCCGACCATGCACCCGCCAGTCACGGGCCAGCGCGTTGGCCCGTGCGCTGGTCGATTCACTCGCCATCACCGTCGCGGCGGCAAGCCCGACCTTGGCCCGCTCGACTTCGTCCTCGCTCACGCCCTGACCGAACTTCTTCACCTCGTCGTTGATCGTGTCGAGGGTCGCCTGTGCGCGTTCGTTGGACGTACCGGAGTAGATGAACAGGCCGGCCAACCCGGGAAGTGAGCTGTAGCTTGCGGAGACAGCGTAGCAGAGGCCGCGCTTCTCGCGGACTTCGGTGAACAGGCGTGCGCTGCTGCTGCCGCCGAGGATCTCGATCGCGACCCGGGCGGCGTAGTACTCGGGGCTCTGCTCCGGCTCGGCGGGCATGGCCAGGCCAATGTGCGTCTGCTCGCTGTCGGTTTCCTCGAAGTGCCGCGGGCCGGCGGGTGGGTGGAGCTGCTCCTCGTCGATGCCGGGGCCGGTCCAATCGCCGAGCTGCGCTTCCACCGCCGACCGCCAAGCGTCGACGTCGATCTTGCCGGCGACCGCGATGAGCCCGTCGTCCGGCTGGTACCGCTCGGCGTGGTGCAACTTGCAGGTGTCGACGGTCATCTTCGCGAGATGCTCCGGATCGCCCATGGCGTTTCGACCGAGCGGTGCCGGCCAGAACCACTCACGCAGCAGCACGAACAACTGCTGTCGGGGATCGTCGTCGAGGCCTTGCAGCGCGGCCACGGCGAGTTCCCGGGCGGCCTGGAAATCGTCTTCCTTCAAGTGTGGTCGAC
This window encodes:
- a CDS encoding ABC transporter ATP-binding protein, translated to MPESAFESDNQADALPLRVTNVSKSFRQGGHAVTALDDISIDVTAGTFLAIMGQSGSGKSTLLHLMAGLAQPTKGHVLVRGSDIATLSDRKLTLFRRRHIGLVFQSFNLIPTLTARENVALPLRLDGREDALPRVDELLDTLGIGPRGGHRPDAMSGGEQQRVAIGRALITDPAVILADEPTGNLDSANSKSVCELLRDLSTLHGKTIVMVTHEPHVAAYAHEVAVLRDGKLVERFENGEFTDDAGVEVSAKYQEALA
- a CDS encoding metallophosphoesterase; translated protein: MTRLVALADLHLNHRKSRESAEAQARQVVRRGSDVLFMLGDAAVWDGDTLDECLGLFDDFRGAKLFVPGNHDLWTSEPSNDALNLLTDALPRRVAATGWHWLQGSPFRVGDLAIVGNLGWYDLGFSVDSLNIPKPFYEAGVSPGYVLTRGSPKQMIDDARRCEFPGNKLFARWNDTRYVRGARADIFDQCMADLDADLLAVADAKTVVAATHTVPLAGLLPPRRMLQLDFVRAYLGSPKLGGRMLAAPNVRHILCGHSHFPAECDIGPVNAINIGSGYRKKLSVELSLPS
- a CDS encoding SMP-30/gluconolactonase/LRE family protein, producing the protein MILPLMMLAAMAQSSQPAPSFADLVPADAKIEKVATGFGFLEGPAWLDGRLVFSDIPKDTIHALEADGPQVFRTPSHNANGNTVHDGVLYTCEHSSRVVSTTTDGERTVLVHEWDGKKFNSPNDIVVHSSGIVYFTDPYWGLPADKRDELMEYGGCYVFRVDGTEVVPVAKDFGRPNGLAFSPDESILYIGDDEKKHVRKFTVENDGSLSGGEVFCEIDPGVPDGMRVDTAGNLWCTAGDGVQVFAPDGTHLGTVECPESPANCELADGYLWMTARSSLYRIKVNAQPAM
- a CDS encoding pitrilysin family protein translates to MTDQPASDGYHIHTLPNGFTLLAEPMDGVASAAMTLQVAAGAASDPVSRLGTATVLSELVLRGAGDRDSRTLTEYLDFLGLMRGASAGTNHTRFSAAGVSGNVLEALPAYADVLRRPHLKEDDFQAARELAVAALQGLDDDPRQQLFVLLREWFWPAPLGRNAMGDPEHLAKMTVDTCKLHHAERYQPDDGLIAVAGKIDVDAWRSAVEAQLGDWTGPGIDEEQLHPPAGPRHFEETDSEQTHIGLAMPAEPEQSPEYYAARVAIEILGGSSSARLFTEVREKRGLCYAVSASYSSLPGLAGLFIYSGTSNERAQATLDTINDEVKKFGQGVSEDEVERAKVGLAAATVMASESTSARANALARDWRVHGRLRSLDEIVSAIETVTVADVNAYAEKQVATPVTRVIVGPKDLAD